The nucleotide window ATCATTCCAGAATTTTCTATCTCAAGCTATAAGTCAGTTCTTtcccttattatattatagatgtcGGTTGCCTCTTTTGATGAACTTCTTGGGGCCGAGtgtgatagaaagagaaaaagtgaTTGTGAAATGGAAAATGTAGAAGAAGTTACAACACTGTCAAAGGAAAAACAAGTGGTATTTAAGTTTGAGATCTTTTTTTATAAACTTACATCAATTCTCAcataacaattaattttgacCAAGTTTCATCAGCAATTTTTAGAAGGTAAATAGAGAAGATAGTATTCTACTTGAATGAGCTAGcagatttttctggcttcaaatttatcaagttattCAACTTGAATGCTGAAATGGAAACTAGGCTTCATGAACTGTTATAATCTTTGAAATCTGTAACTTTGATTACACAGAGTTGGtggaaattatggaaacagctgaatgTTCAGATTTCATTAGGGCCAAGTTAGTAGACAAAGTCTATATCAATACacagtctactaacgttgcaTTGGggttcctatttgaaatgaaaaactaTACTTCTGTCACTTCAAAATTTTTGTCCACTATGTGAATCAAACTCCATTATTTaagaagaaaaggaataatgaaaaagtttcattttcaacCCAATATCAATGTTTATTGatatggctgtttgggttgagATGGACaaaaaacagtttttaagagttcttcattgaccgagcgaagtgaggtgtaagattcaagtcgacggtttggcatttctcttgatgtttaaatgtttataattatgttgagcatttacggcgaaactcggtaatggattttcatgaaatttgacaggtatgttccttttttaattgtgcgtcgacgtatatacaatgtttttggaaattttgcatttcaaggataatataaatggaaaaaggagcctccttcatacaccaatattggagtaaaaatcagactatagaattattcataataaatcagctgacaagtgattacacagatgtgtggagaagccagtctattgctgtatttccataaggtctatagaattattcatcataaatcagctgacaagtgattacacagatgtgtggagaagccagtctattgctgtatttccataaggtctatagaattattcatcattaatcagctgacaagtgattacacagatgtgtggagaagccagacGATTGCTGtaccaatcaggtacttgtggatgagaatactgcatgaggtctactgttcacagaactactagtaactttaatatcattctttatttattcaaaaatacattggaTAATTACTTTGTTTGGTTTCTCATTAAAAATGATTCTATTTGAGGATATAGTTTTCATAGACGTTTCTTGTTGTTGGCTGGTAGTTGTGGCCTGGTTGATCCAAAGAATCTCAGACATGATAGTCTCTCCTCGATGGCATAGGGCTGAATTTTTAAGACAGTGAATTCCACCCTGTAATCACCATAGGGTACGGCTGGAAGATTGTTGAATCTCATATTGAGCACATAATCCTTCATATCACAACGAAACTGCCAACAAATGGAAAAACAAAACAGTTGTTTTAATACACTGAtaataaattgccaataggtgttaaaaacctcggttggtggcgatgacgcaatctagctggctggccactgcacacacatttcatgacccctaccgttttcatctaaataccgtggtctAAACTAACGTTGCATTGGGGTTCCTGTTTGTAATAAAAAACTATACTTCTGTCACTTCAAAATTTTTGTCCACTATGTGAATCAaacaccattttttaaaaagaaaaggaagaatgaaaaagttttattttcaaCCCAATATCAATGTTTATTGatatggctgtttgggttgagATGGACaaaaaacagtttttaagagttcttcattgaccgagcgaagtgaggtctaagattcaagtcaacggtttggcatttctcttaatgtttaaatgtttatatgttgcgcatttacggcaaaacgcggtaatagattttcatgaaatgtgacaggtatgttccttttttaattgcgcgtcgacgtatatacaaggtttttggaaattttgcatttcaaggataatataaaaggaaaaaggagcctccttcatacaccaatattggagtaaaaatcagactatataattattcatcataaatcagctaacaagtgattacacagatgtgtggagaagccagtctattgctgtatttccataaggtctatagtttcaatcaggtactacttgtggatgagaatactgcatgaggtctactgttcacagaactactagtaactttaatatcattctttatttattctaaaatacaTTGGATAATTACTTTGTTTAGTTTCtcattaaaaatgattttatttgaggTTATAGCTGTTTTCATAGACGTTTCTTGTTGTTGGCTGGTAGTTGTGGCCTGGTTGATCCAAAGAACCTCAGACATGATAGTCTCTCCTCGATGGCATAGGGCTGAATTTTTAAGACAGTGAATTCCACCCTGTAATCACCGTAGGGTACGGCTGGAAGATTGTTGAATCTCATATTGAGCACATAATCCTTCATATCGCAACGAACCTGCCAAGCAATAAAAAAACAGAACAGGTGTTTTAATACACTGATAATACGATGGAACCTCTATATAgtacaaacaaataaaatctggtgtggctcactcacacttctttccttgccgttatgaaaattgatcacctgacgctagtgctcccgcgcatctcaagtctactattcaaagattcgagccagctggtgacagggcaataacgctggagacacacatgaggtctgctatctcttcatagtgaatgatttaatagaatcaacaataatttgcaattgaataatcacattttctcaaatttaaagcttattttcaattttaggtgaaaatgttactgaacattaattgtagagattttcatgctcaatctactccacttgatattttttgtttcaattatatctgaagcctcataattgggaatctatctgcattgatggggcggagctcctgaaatttttacagatatgggacttgtggcagttgatagagcttattgatgactattttaggtatgaatttgatcaaaatcattggagccatttccgagaaaatcacgaaaaaccctgtttttgacaacattttcgccattttagccgccatcttgaattgcatttgatcgatattgttcgtgtcggatccttatagtgaaaggaccttaagtttcaaatttcaagtcattccgttaattgggagttgagatattgtgtacacagacacatatacactcatacacacatatacacacacacacacacacacacacacacacacacacacacacacacacacacacacacacacacacacacacacacacatacacatacacatacagaccaataaccaaaaaccagttttttggactcaggggaccttgaaacgtatagaaatttagaaattggggtaccttaatttttttcggaaagcaatactttccttacctatggtaatagggcaaggaaagtaaaagcaGATGAACTACGATTTTTGCCttgagtcaaaagtaagaactcgctaacgctcgttcaattatcaTACCATTATGGTAATGGTGGAACAATGGAACCTCGATATAGTATAGTACGCGCCCCTTAGCTTTGCATCTGTgacttttatttgaaattgcatatatgcaaggtatggttcgcggggtaatattcacggttttacaaaaacatcaggcttcagagaccctagatccctagatggaggaagctccctacacacagagattcctcatgaatgagagagttgcaacgtatcaccaacaatggaaagagtaTTTTGAACGAATGCCAGCTGATAGGCTGagttgtgctaaaaggacgtacctcaaaaaagctccttgtgtattttttcggatgcaacacgttgcatttgagaagatacaaaagagcatctgtagCTAGAGGAAAGATACCTACTATCCaaaaatgtttgatgtttttgatcGTGGGGCCACTCAAAAAATGTACTTTAACAGGGAGTATACTTCAATGATGTGTACAGTCcaggtcctgtagctttgcctagggccactagactacaatactacctgttcaaaaacatcaaacatttttgaatatgtatCTTCCCTCTAGctacagatgctcttttgtatcttcttaaaTGCAACGTCGTGTTGAGtccaaaaagatacacaaggatctTTGATGtacctttccataagcaaccgATTCTCTTTTGTTTCtcctcaaaagcaacgtgttgcatctgaAAAGATGTAcgaggagcttcaatgtatgtTTCCATAAGCAACTGATGCTCTTTCATATCTTCTCAAatgcaacgtgttgcatccaaaaagatacacaaggagctttttggatTTACATCCTTTTAGCACCACACATCCTATCAGCTGGCATTCGTtgaacatgctctttccattgttggtgatacatttcaactctctcattcatgaagaatctctgtttgtagggagcttcctccatctagggatctagggtctctgaagcctgatgtgTTTGTAAAaccgtgaatattaccccgcgaaccatacaTTGCATATATATGCCATTTCAAAGTCACAGATGCAATGCTACGAGAGGTGTACCACCGTACTATACTATATCGAGGTTCCATTGTTCCACCATTATCATAATGGTATGATAATTGAATGAGAGTCAGCGACTTCTCCTTTTGACTCAAGGCCAAAATCGTAGTCCATCtgttttatttgtttgtatgatctaaaataacttttgaacactatgatcaatcagcttcacaGCATATTCATCAAGCCTTTTCACAAAAATTAAGTTTAGTGGACAACAAAATTTGCTGACTTGTTTGTTCTTTCTCAGACAAAGAAGGATAGGCTCTcaataaaactataatatttatagtttaatatatttatagtttaatatatctatatatttataatagctataataattttgatgatggatttttgagaaattCTAGAATGAACCaactttcaattttatgtaaCTTTTCCCCTCTTTCATCACCAAGCCCTAATAATTTAACAGTTACTGTATGTTCCATATTCTATTTAGAAGTCCCAAGAAACTTTCAGAATCTTCTagaattttcttgaaattgtTTGTAGAATTATCTTGGAATTCTTTTTTGGATTATCTTGAAATTCTTCTTAGAATTATCTTGAAATTCTTCTTAGAATTTCCCATTTATCATCACTTACTCTTTTCATGGGACATTTGAAGGGGAGATATGCTGATGTTTGATTGCAATTCTCAAAGACGGAAATGAACATGTCCAGCACTAGCATCCTGCTTATGTCGCAAGCATTCATTTTCACGTCAATTACTGTGCTATAACGTCCATTAGTTCCTTTCACAGCGGCTATAGCATGTACCTGCAACTTACGCTGATAATAATTCTCCATGATAAGATgtgaatatagtatatagtgaggtccatgcaaagaccttaaagatgcatagactcacatgcagcgctagtgtcgtatttggaattgaaatccgccattgagggggcaacccataagattattacataccaatgccaccaatgcctttgtgatctattgtattacaaatatatatagatataatatctcgtgctaaaataccccaatggcggctttcaatttcaagtaagagctatcattgggaaggcataggtattgtgggtctatatctctttaaggtctttgggtcCATGTTACaaataatggcagtgaagaaagaatgataggagaaaaa belongs to Nilaparvata lugens isolate BPH chromosome 9, ASM1435652v1, whole genome shotgun sequence and includes:
- the LOC120353150 gene encoding uncharacterized protein LOC120353150 isoform X2; protein product: MNACDISRMLVLDMFISVFENCNQTSAYLPFKCPMKRFRCDMKDYVLNMRFNNLPAVPYGDYRVEFTVLKIQPYAIEERLSCLRFFGSTRPQLPANNKKRL
- the LOC120353150 gene encoding uncharacterized protein LOC120353150 isoform X1, encoding MNACDISRMLVLDMFISVFENCNQTSAYLPFKCPMKRVRCDMKDYVLNMRFNNLPAVPYGDYRVEFTVLKIQPYAIEERLSCLRFFGSTRPQLPANNKKRL